Proteins from a genomic interval of Oncorhynchus clarkii lewisi isolate Uvic-CL-2024 chromosome 15, UVic_Ocla_1.0, whole genome shotgun sequence:
- the LOC139367224 gene encoding protein phosphatase 1 regulatory subunit 3G, which produces MSDSALLRDSKQCSPNSGGTMLSGSEDEPTENGDEDMEDGLIEPPEMYKKDRRRAKSLPAYPEQAMLFEEIANNGRKRVKFADSMGLDLASVKHFSTAEDPKIPSKVLSRLQSFLPQPQDREYTIGDLCVNFKSTLSMNRLIPTFKMPVEADDFETKVLQRHVHLEKVTITQFDIRGQIRTNTQNCCKREVGVRYTFNEWLSFVNAQAIPMPFDENTVGERYTFTMYTPPFLDPSSSVHFAVYTRNDQGEFWDNNHGQNYTLKYHCVGMPTYESAAFHAT; this is translated from the coding sequence ATGTCCGATTCAGCCCTCCTGCGTGATTCCAAGCAGTGTTCTCCAAATTCAGGGGGAACCATGCTATCAGGGAGTGAAGATGAGCCAACGGAGAATGGTGACGAGGACATGGAAGATGGCTTAATCGAACCACCAGAAATGTATAAGAAAGACAGGCGAAGGGCGAAATCTCTGCCCGCATATCCGGAGCAGGCTATGCTTTTTGAAGAAATAGCCAATAACGGCCGAAAACGGGTGAAGTTCGCAGACTCCATGGGGCTTGATTTAGCAAGCGTGAAGCACTTCAGCACAGCAGAAGACCCGAAAATCCCTTCCAAGGTTTTGTCGAGATTGCAGAGCTTTCTCCCTCAACCACAGGACCGAGAGTATACAATCGGGGACCTGTGCGTAAACTTTAAATCTACCTTGTCCATGAACCGTCTCATCCCAACTTTCAAGATGCCAGTTGAGGCTGATGATTTTGAAACCAAGGTATTGCAGCGGCACGTCCACCTGGAGAAGGTGACCATCACTCAGTTTGACATCCGTGGGCAGATTCGGACGAATACTCAAAACTGTTGCAAGAGGGAAGTTGGTGTGAGGTACACATTCAACGAGTGGCTCTCTTTCGTGAACGCGCAGGCGATACCCATGCCTTTCGATGAGAATACAGTCGGTGAGCGCTACACATTTACCATGTACACACCTCCATTCCTAGACCCATCTTCCTCTGTGCACTTCGCCGTGTACACCAGGAATGACCAGGGCGAGTTTTGGGATAACAACCATGGACAAAACTATACCTTGAAGTATCACTGTGTAGGTATGCCGACCTACGAGAGCGCAGCATTCCATGCCACCTGA